A stretch of Candidatus Zixiibacteriota bacterium DNA encodes these proteins:
- the smpB gene encoding SsrA-binding protein SmpB, with translation MKDVDQIRYIARNRRARRDYQILSSLEAGLELHGAEVKSLREGKINLSDSYAVVESGQVYLKNLHISPYKMATDTSYDPLRPRRLLLHKREIRKLFVQTEQKGHTLIPLSIYFKGNLAKVELALATGRKKYDKRQVISEAEANRKISQALKKDF, from the coding sequence ATGAAAGATGTCGATCAGATCCGCTATATAGCCAGAAATCGCAGGGCCAGGCGTGACTACCAGATACTCAGTAGTTTGGAAGCCGGCCTTGAGTTGCACGGCGCCGAGGTGAAGTCCTTGAGGGAAGGCAAGATCAACCTCTCGGACTCATACGCCGTTGTTGAGAGCGGTCAGGTCTACCTGAAGAACCTGCACATTTCGCCGTACAAGATGGCCACTGATACCAGCTACGATCCGCTCAGGCCAAGGCGGCTGTTGTTGCACAAAAGGGAAATCCGCAAACTGTTTGTCCAGACCGAACAGAAAGGACATACCCTGATCCCCTTGTCCATTTACTTCAAAGGAAATCTGGCAAAAGTTGAACTGGCCCTGGCCACCGGGCGTAAGAAATATGACAAGCGCCAGGTCATCAGCGAGGCTGAGGCGAACAGAAAAATCAGCCAGGCCCTCAAAAAGGATTTTTGA
- a CDS encoding N-acetylmuramoyl-L-alanine amidase, with product MFRRYLRVICLLMLPALSADSYAAETVEVVFAGGKQDISAYHQDRITYLSFSELAEILGGTLDWETVGHQITYTDGANRFDFVLGSPFFKLNDHTYNMTFEARLKDGRLYLPAETFVSFLNGAVPQSLSFDSKLRLLRMDSEYFNVTDLEVSRKANGLLVELMLTGALAYEVYVTEGNWLNISITEGRINQPKLASRKDSRYMYKLTTHQAAGSGQVSMRLKVRTDKLHHKMAYNPPRIQISIADAGFVIDSSAAPIVGPDDKVDVIVIDAGHGGSDYGAIGPGKTREKDVVLNIARELAKLIRKEKLFKVVMTRDGDRTVTLDKRADIANSAGADLFISIHANASVKKRARGWNVFFLAPAKNDSARSVAQFENSFFLKERSALDAHRDEEETESDQYGLDNPILSILNEMIMTEFQAESYDLALMLGREFRNSLNIPSRGVDQAGFFVLNKVFTPSVLIETGFISNKKEEKTLKSKKYHRQVAQAVYKAIKKFKVKYEQKSKDKAG from the coding sequence ATGTTCCGTCGTTACCTAAGGGTCATCTGCCTGCTCATGCTGCCGGCTCTTTCGGCCGACTCATACGCCGCCGAGACGGTGGAAGTTGTTTTTGCCGGCGGCAAACAGGACATCTCAGCCTATCACCAGGACCGCATCACCTATCTATCTTTTTCAGAGTTGGCTGAGATACTTGGCGGCACGCTCGACTGGGAGACAGTCGGTCATCAGATCACTTACACCGACGGCGCCAACCGATTCGACTTTGTGCTGGGTTCTCCATTTTTCAAACTCAACGATCACACCTACAACATGACTTTTGAAGCCCGGCTCAAAGATGGACGTCTCTACCTCCCGGCCGAGACCTTTGTGAGTTTTCTAAACGGCGCTGTTCCACAGTCGTTGTCGTTCGACAGTAAGCTCAGGCTTCTGCGCATGGATTCCGAGTATTTCAACGTCACCGACCTGGAAGTGTCGCGCAAAGCCAACGGACTGTTGGTTGAACTGATGCTCACCGGAGCACTGGCCTATGAGGTCTATGTAACCGAAGGCAACTGGCTTAATATATCCATCACCGAAGGGCGCATCAACCAGCCGAAACTGGCCTCACGCAAAGACTCTCGCTACATGTACAAGCTCACGACTCATCAGGCCGCCGGTTCCGGCCAGGTATCGATGAGGCTTAAAGTACGAACGGATAAGTTGCATCACAAGATGGCCTACAATCCACCGCGTATTCAGATATCAATCGCCGATGCCGGCTTTGTCATTGATTCGTCGGCGGCGCCGATTGTCGGGCCGGACGACAAAGTTGACGTTATCGTTATCGATGCCGGTCATGGCGGCAGCGACTACGGCGCCATCGGTCCCGGTAAGACTCGGGAGAAGGACGTTGTGCTGAACATAGCGCGCGAACTGGCCAAACTGATCCGCAAAGAAAAACTGTTCAAGGTCGTCATGACCCGCGATGGTGACCGCACCGTGACGCTCGATAAACGGGCCGACATCGCCAACTCCGCCGGTGCCGACTTGTTCATCTCCATTCACGCCAACGCCTCGGTGAAAAAGCGGGCGCGTGGTTGGAACGTCTTCTTTCTGGCGCCGGCCAAGAACGATTCGGCTCGGTCGGTGGCTCAGTTTGAAAACAGCTTCTTCCTGAAAGAGCGGTCGGCGCTGGATGCACACCGCGACGAAGAGGAAACAGAATCCGATCAGTATGGACTGGACAACCCGATCCTGAGCATCCTCAACGAGATGATTATGACCGAGTTTCAGGCCGAGTCGTATGATCTGGCTTTGATGCTCGGCCGGGAGTTTCGCAACAGCTTGAATATCCCCTCGCGCGGCGTCGATCAAGCCGGGTTTTTCGTGCTCAACAAAGTCTTCACCCCATCGGTACTGATCGAGACCGGTTTTATCTCCAATAAGAAAGAAGAGAAGACGCTTAAGAGCAAAAAGTATCACCGACAGGTGGCCCAGGCCGTTTACAAGGCAATCAAGAAGTTCAAAGTCAAGTACGAACAAAAAAGCAAAGACAAAGCCGGATGA
- the murI gene encoding glutamate racemase: MTNPSSTSNNAPIGVFDSGVGGLTVARQLYKLLPHEDVVYFGDVGRTPYGGRSKEIIRQFTLQDVAFLIEHDVKLIICACNSASSVALGEVAKEHEVGMLGVIEPGAQAAVARTTNGRVGVIGTNATIGSNAYASTIHRIDPKIKVFSLACPLFVPLAEEGYLDKDATYLIARDYLQTMHDVDIDTLVLGCTHYPLLRQVIADVMGDKVTLIDSGEETARVAFSTLTDRGLLRTDEQDASAGTRQYFVSDVPEKFGNVAGKFLGEPIDKITRVDISGY, translated from the coding sequence ATGACAAACCCATCGTCAACGAGTAATAACGCACCCATCGGCGTTTTCGATAGCGGCGTAGGCGGCCTGACCGTTGCCCGCCAATTGTACAAACTGTTGCCGCACGAAGATGTGGTCTATTTCGGTGATGTCGGTCGCACGCCGTATGGAGGGCGTTCCAAAGAGATCATCAGGCAGTTCACGCTGCAGGATGTTGCCTTTCTGATCGAACACGATGTCAAGCTGATCATCTGCGCCTGCAACTCAGCTTCGTCGGTGGCCCTTGGTGAAGTGGCCAAAGAACACGAAGTCGGTATGCTGGGCGTTATCGAACCGGGTGCGCAAGCGGCGGTAGCGCGGACAACCAACGGTCGGGTCGGTGTCATCGGCACCAACGCCACTATTGGTTCCAACGCTTATGCCTCGACAATCCATCGGATCGATCCGAAGATCAAAGTCTTTTCGCTGGCTTGTCCGTTGTTCGTGCCGTTGGCCGAAGAAGGATACCTCGATAAGGATGCTACCTATCTGATCGCGCGTGACTACCTGCAAACGATGCATGATGTCGACATTGACACTTTGGTGCTCGGTTGCACGCACTACCCGTTGTTGAGACAAGTGATCGCGGACGTCATGGGTGACAAAGTGACGTTGATTGACTCAGGCGAAGAAACGGCGCGGGTTGCTTTTTCCACCCTCACCGACAGGGGTCTGCTGCGTACTGATGAACAAGATGCGTCCGCGGGCACAAGACAGTATTTTGTCAGTGACGTGCCGGAGAAGTTCGGCAATGTTGCCGGTAAATTCCTCGGTGAACCGATCGACAAGATCACGCGGGTGGATATCAGTGGGTATTAG
- a CDS encoding XTP/dITP diphosphatase: MQLVLATNNQDKVREIKQLLNDLPVTILTADDFQDFPDIEETGSTLEENARLKANGIAKFTGQAALADDSGLEVDALDGAPGVYSSRYAGVNVTYDDNNQKLLKQLHGVSQKQRSARFRCVIAIDWGDGTTDTCEGACEGFIAEDVIGHEGFGYDPVFYYPPADKRFSEMTTAEKNEVSHRGLALEAAKGLILQRLSRSPD, from the coding sequence GTGCAATTAGTCCTGGCAACTAACAACCAAGACAAGGTCCGGGAGATCAAGCAGTTGCTTAACGATCTTCCGGTGACGATACTCACTGCTGACGACTTCCAAGACTTTCCAGATATCGAAGAAACCGGCAGTACACTCGAAGAGAACGCTCGTCTCAAGGCCAACGGTATCGCAAAGTTTACCGGGCAGGCCGCACTGGCCGATGACAGCGGACTCGAAGTCGATGCCTTAGACGGTGCGCCGGGTGTTTACTCATCGCGCTACGCCGGGGTGAACGTCACCTACGACGACAACAACCAGAAGCTGCTAAAGCAGCTCCATGGTGTTTCGCAAAAGCAGCGGAGCGCCAGGTTCCGCTGTGTGATTGCGATTGACTGGGGCGACGGCACCACCGATACCTGCGAGGGGGCGTGCGAGGGGTTCATCGCCGAAGATGTGATCGGGCATGAAGGGTTCGGCTACGATCCGGTTTTTTACTACCCGCCCGCCGATAAACGATTCTCCGAGATGACAACAGCCGAGAAGAACGAGGTATCACACCGCGGCCTGGCCCTGGAAGCAGCGAAGGGGCTGATCCTCCAACGATTATCGAGGTCCCCAGACTGA
- a CDS encoding omptin family outer membrane protease codes for MKKCLITVLLISAAISSAAQAEGKFKIEASPVLLFNTGKTDYTIQFVGLAIDQDGDTVLLGGRSQLEFPVDMTLTGFDIVAETKTSSGKTLTFNGSAIMSVTDPSTKMEDHDWWFDPLGTESFKWSWTESRTKTNYLLLKLEAAMSILQRPKVQLAAMAGFHYNRIEFDVMGYDGWQVRNDGLAHDVSKSSNVKVGYYKATYKLPQVGMRLNVIPSWQLSMGTQLALGRLMASDLDDHVLRGKTAEASTTGWAFLAQAKARLLLTQHGSVRPFFSGQFEYVKHSASGSQTQTWYRDEIYYDPDTGEEQIVRAGTTYPGIDYETSTHQLRFGFGFGVAF; via the coding sequence ATGAAAAAGTGCCTCATTACTGTCTTGCTAATATCAGCAGCAATCTCATCGGCGGCTCAGGCTGAAGGGAAATTCAAAATCGAAGCTTCTCCGGTGCTGCTATTCAATACCGGCAAAACGGATTATACGATCCAATTCGTGGGCCTGGCCATTGACCAGGACGGTGACACCGTTCTGCTGGGCGGCCGCAGTCAATTGGAGTTTCCGGTAGATATGACCCTTACCGGATTCGACATTGTGGCCGAAACCAAGACTTCGTCCGGAAAAACGCTAACGTTTAACGGCAGCGCCATTATGAGCGTAACCGACCCCAGCACCAAAATGGAGGATCACGACTGGTGGTTTGATCCCTTGGGTACAGAAAGTTTCAAATGGAGTTGGACGGAGTCGCGGACAAAAACGAATTACCTGCTTTTGAAACTGGAAGCGGCAATGTCGATCTTGCAGCGACCAAAAGTGCAACTGGCTGCGATGGCCGGGTTTCATTATAATCGAATTGAGTTTGACGTGATGGGCTACGATGGCTGGCAGGTGCGTAATGACGGCCTGGCCCATGATGTCTCAAAAAGCTCGAATGTGAAAGTGGGTTATTACAAGGCGACCTATAAACTGCCTCAAGTGGGTATGCGGTTGAATGTGATTCCGAGTTGGCAACTATCGATGGGAACTCAGCTGGCATTGGGACGACTGATGGCCTCCGATCTTGACGACCATGTGTTGCGCGGTAAGACGGCTGAAGCCTCCACCACCGGCTGGGCTTTTCTTGCGCAGGCCAAGGCGCGCTTGCTGCTGACTCAGCATGGCTCGGTGCGGCCGTTCTTTTCGGGACAATTCGAGTATGTCAAGCACAGCGCTTCGGGCTCTCAGACGCAGACATGGTATCGTGACGAAATCTATTACGACCCGGATACCGGCGAAGAACAGATTGTCCGCGCCGGCACGACTTACCCGGGAATCGATTACGAGACCAGCACCCACCAGTTGCGGTTTGGATTTGGTTTCGGAGTGGCGTTCTGA
- a CDS encoding T9SS type A sorting domain-containing protein, producing MRVCKVISTTLLLVLVFGTLEELGARTAADDGGTANKAPAVTPHYNIAAHRVGKIGLAVNNAGTLGKGFYNAVQTDFFTGDPIFHSCEYPRGSGAEYLFAGALWIGSTRGHDTLVSVGADGWRPGREMSPDEIPFGGMVKRSTFDPDSPLYIDAVSQEDYIGVYMDTFTDGVPADWSGRPHVPLDIQVTQTSYAWTHPWTEDFVLMNFEVENIGAEQLSQVYLGIYVDADICRDCSHTAGYADDLSGFLQTYPTQQGSCEFIDTVNIAWSADNDGDFFSPVPAPHVTGLAPLGVPADDMQYSFNWWASNGNGALDFGPRLRGTTEDPFRDFGTGGLGTPEGDHNKHYIMSHPEFDYDQAFTATIPESDPNWLYPNQAVADDFADGFDTRYLLSFGPWDIQPGQTLPVTVAYVAGENFHTSAGNIANLPDNPDAYYSNLDFSDLAHNARWADWVYDNPGVDTDGDGYFGKFRVCCSDSTPHTHPGTGEVEWEYLECDTVFYEGDGVPDFSATLSSDGQDMVWVAPKDEALWVRWNGVQAETQADLLTGQVDFEGYRVYLSPDGTPGSYTEVESYDINDYLKYVFNFDLEAWELRDYPMTLEELRCLYGEGCDDETFDPNDYIYGGPFIHPDFPDSAFHFEPFDLNKSQLGVNTLIVKRFPGQPYPSNLDPDLVDPSELTPDGYLKYFEYEMIIDNLLPDQCYWVNVTRTDYGAPQFGLPGDESDLYETELKGCPTLNPYAFDCDQGWNMVSAPLDLGAQLPSEVYGDDFPYWQLYGWNGNSYYSPTHLNGCDEGYWLLAPETDRVDYEGIDCSPGLTSYCTNPHLGWNMIGSPFLNFAYLPDAEFSIAEAPGVSRSYNYAVSNGWILGQLMVWNGSGYDMDWAVNGGDAAWLAVLVEGLEICWYPEPPAPEREPMTDLFAASGDQKVTISLEGISPAIQIGVHSEATSDFDPRFDLPSPPPAPGASTGLVIVAEQEPMWNRLRIDMRSFEDELIWHLRVQGDESTAVEFANISALTQHGYSITLVNSQGRSIRTLDDDSTVKLEPGEYSVVANRDGASIAEIPSDYMLADNYPNPFNPATTIAYGLPQPGQVRLAVYNLLGQRVATLVEGFRRAGWHEVTWNGRSDRGSEVSSGVYFYRLESGRFVQSRKMLLIK from the coding sequence ATGAGGGTCTGTAAGGTAATCTCGACAACGTTGCTACTGGTGCTGGTTTTCGGCACTTTAGAAGAACTCGGGGCGCGCACGGCTGCCGATGACGGTGGAACGGCCAATAAGGCACCAGCCGTGACACCTCATTACAATATAGCGGCCCACCGGGTGGGCAAGATCGGCCTGGCCGTGAACAACGCCGGAACCCTGGGTAAGGGTTTCTACAATGCTGTTCAGACAGACTTTTTTACCGGTGATCCGATTTTCCACTCCTGTGAGTATCCACGAGGCTCGGGCGCGGAGTATCTATTTGCCGGAGCCTTATGGATAGGCTCCACACGCGGTCACGATACTCTTGTTTCTGTCGGAGCCGATGGCTGGCGCCCGGGTCGGGAAATGTCTCCCGACGAGATACCGTTTGGCGGCATGGTCAAACGATCAACCTTTGATCCGGACAGCCCTTTATACATAGATGCAGTGTCACAGGAAGATTACATCGGTGTGTACATGGATACTTTTACCGACGGCGTTCCAGCCGACTGGAGCGGCCGGCCTCATGTGCCACTGGATATCCAGGTAACCCAGACTTCCTACGCCTGGACACATCCGTGGACGGAGGACTTCGTCCTGATGAATTTCGAAGTGGAGAATATTGGGGCGGAACAACTGAGCCAAGTCTACCTGGGGATATATGTCGACGCCGACATCTGTCGGGACTGCAGCCATACCGCCGGTTATGCCGATGACCTGAGTGGCTTCCTCCAGACCTACCCAACTCAACAGGGCAGCTGTGAGTTTATCGACACGGTCAATATCGCCTGGAGCGCCGACAACGACGGCGACTTCTTCAGTCCCGTGCCGGCGCCGCATGTAACCGGACTGGCGCCGCTGGGTGTGCCGGCGGATGACATGCAGTACAGTTTCAATTGGTGGGCTAGCAATGGGAACGGAGCGCTCGACTTCGGCCCACGACTCAGAGGAACGACGGAGGACCCTTTTCGTGATTTCGGAACCGGTGGTCTCGGGACACCCGAAGGTGATCACAATAAGCACTATATTATGAGTCACCCGGAATTTGATTACGATCAGGCGTTCACCGCTACGATTCCGGAAAGCGATCCAAACTGGCTGTATCCTAATCAGGCTGTCGCCGACGATTTCGCCGATGGTTTTGACACTCGCTATCTATTGTCGTTCGGTCCCTGGGACATTCAGCCGGGCCAGACTTTGCCGGTGACAGTGGCCTATGTGGCAGGCGAAAACTTCCATACGAGCGCCGGAAACATTGCGAATCTGCCGGATAATCCGGATGCGTACTACAGCAATCTTGACTTTTCCGATCTGGCCCACAATGCCCGGTGGGCCGACTGGGTTTATGACAATCCCGGTGTCGACACCGATGGGGACGGCTACTTTGGCAAGTTTCGTGTCTGCTGCTCAGACTCGACTCCCCACACCCACCCTGGAACGGGCGAAGTCGAGTGGGAGTATTTAGAGTGCGATACCGTTTTCTATGAAGGGGACGGCGTCCCGGATTTCTCAGCCACACTAAGTTCGGACGGGCAGGACATGGTTTGGGTTGCCCCGAAGGACGAGGCCCTTTGGGTCCGATGGAATGGTGTGCAAGCTGAGACTCAGGCGGATCTGCTGACCGGTCAGGTCGACTTTGAAGGTTACCGTGTCTACCTCTCCCCCGACGGCACGCCAGGGTCATATACTGAAGTAGAATCATACGATATCAATGACTATCTAAAGTATGTCTTTAACTTCGATTTGGAAGCCTGGGAACTCCGGGATTATCCGATGACGCTTGAGGAGTTGCGATGTCTTTACGGCGAGGGGTGTGACGATGAGACATTCGACCCCAACGATTACATTTATGGCGGTCCGTTTATCCATCCCGACTTCCCTGATTCAGCTTTTCACTTTGAGCCGTTTGATTTGAACAAAAGCCAACTCGGCGTTAATACTCTGATTGTGAAACGTTTCCCCGGTCAGCCGTACCCCAGTAACCTCGATCCTGATCTTGTCGACCCATCGGAACTCACGCCGGACGGATACCTGAAGTACTTCGAGTACGAGATGATTATCGACAACCTCTTGCCCGATCAGTGCTATTGGGTGAACGTAACCAGAACCGACTACGGTGCGCCCCAGTTCGGCCTTCCGGGTGACGAATCAGATTTGTATGAAACGGAATTGAAGGGTTGCCCCACACTCAATCCATACGCCTTCGACTGCGACCAGGGTTGGAACATGGTGTCGGCTCCTTTAGATTTGGGTGCGCAACTGCCATCCGAAGTATACGGAGATGATTTCCCATACTGGCAGCTCTATGGTTGGAATGGCAATTCATATTATAGCCCCACTCATTTGAATGGATGCGACGAAGGATACTGGCTGCTGGCTCCGGAGACTGACAGAGTAGATTATGAAGGTATAGACTGTTCACCTGGCTTGACATCATACTGCACGAATCCCCATCTCGGCTGGAATATGATCGGCTCACCGTTTCTGAACTTTGCCTATCTTCCGGACGCTGAGTTCTCAATAGCCGAGGCGCCTGGTGTCTCACGCTCATACAACTACGCGGTTTCAAACGGCTGGATTCTGGGCCAGCTTATGGTTTGGAACGGTAGCGGATACGACATGGACTGGGCCGTGAATGGCGGCGACGCTGCCTGGTTGGCGGTTCTGGTGGAGGGATTGGAAATCTGTTGGTATCCGGAACCACCAGCTCCGGAACGTGAACCTATGACCGACCTGTTCGCGGCATCAGGCGACCAGAAAGTGACGATCAGTTTAGAGGGCATTTCGCCAGCTATCCAAATCGGGGTACACAGTGAGGCCACCAGCGACTTCGACCCGAGGTTCGATCTGCCCAGCCCTCCGCCCGCGCCCGGAGCTTCCACGGGTCTCGTGATAGTGGCGGAACAAGAGCCGATGTGGAACCGACTCCGGATAGATATGAGGTCGTTTGAGGACGAACTAATATGGCATCTGAGGGTACAAGGGGATGAAAGTACAGCAGTGGAGTTCGCTAATATATCAGCACTTACACAACATGGTTACAGTATCACTTTAGTCAACAGCCAGGGTCGAAGCATACGTACTCTTGACGATGACAGCACGGTTAAGCTCGAACCGGGCGAATACTCTGTGGTTGCGAACCGAGACGGCGCAAGTATCGCCGAAATCCCGTCAGATTACATGCTGGCCGACAATTACCCCAATCCGTTCAACCCGGCCACAACTATCGCCTACGGACTGCCGCAACCGGGTCAGGTTCGGCTGGCTGTGTACAACCTGTTGGGACAACGAGTTGCCACCTTGGTAGAGGGATTCCGGCGGGCCGGATGGCATGAGGTCACCTGGAACGGACGCAGTGACCGGGGGTCGGAGGTATCATCGGGCGTCTACTTCTACCGATTGGAATCGGGTCGATTTGTACAGAGTCGCAAAATGTTGTTGATAAAATGA